From Centropristis striata isolate RG_2023a ecotype Rhode Island chromosome 16, C.striata_1.0, whole genome shotgun sequence, a single genomic window includes:
- the ccr6b gene encoding C-C chemokine receptor type 6: MELGTYGYDYNISDYPDDVEPELCNLDLKPVEVMSQMYFHSIICIFGLIGNTLVIVTYLFYKRTKTMTDVYLYNVAVADLIFVLALPFIIYNEQHSWLMGTVVCKMLRSAYSINLYSGMMLLACISGDRYIAIVQARRSFGTRSHTLIYSRFICFAVWVFAMALTLPTLYYTQLNEEKNLAAGTVTMVCQLSFSKNETAKTMKVVVPSLQMAIGFLLPLVVMVFCYSSIVCTLLRAQSSQRQKAIRVILAVVAVFILCHLPYNVALLNHTLSLFKQRSCTAEKIKLQVLAISRSVAYLHCCLNPILYAFVGVKFRSHFRQIMLDLWCFSKKYIYTARSSRATSDICISGRMSSDGFNNMTSFSA; this comes from the coding sequence ATGGAGTTGGGGACTTACGGCTATGATTATAATATCAGCGATTACCCAGACGATGTCGAACCAGAGCTCTGCAACCTCGACCTGAAACCCGTGGAGGTCATGAGCCAAATGTACTTCCACTCCATCATCTGCATCTTTGGCCTGATTGGCAACACCCTGGTCATCGTCACCTACCTGTTCTACAAGAGAACCAAGACCATGACGGACGTCTATCTCTACAACGTGGCGGTAGCAGACCTGATCTTTGTGTTGGCGCTGCCATTCATCATCTACAACGAGCAGCACAGTTGGTTAATGGGCACTGTGGTGTGCAAGATGCTGAGGTCAGCCTACAGTATCAACCTCTACAGTGGCATGATGCTGCTCGCGTGCATCAGTGGTGACCGTTACATTGCTATAGTTCAGGCTAGAAGGTCCTTCGGCACTCGCTCACACACTCTGATCTATAGCCGCTTTATCTGCTTTGCTGTTTGGGTGTTTGCCATGGCTTTGACTCTGCCCACACTCTACTACACCCAGCTCAATGAAGAGAAAAATCTGGCAGCTGGGACCGTCACTATGGTGTGCCAACTGTCTTTCAGCAAGAATGAAACAGCAAAGACGATGAAGGTGGTGGTTCCCAGCCTTCAAATGGCCATCGGCTTCCTGCTGCCCCTGGTGGTGATGGTGTTCTGCTACTCCAGCATCGTGTGCACCTTGCTCAGAGCGCAGAGCAGCCAGAGGCAAAAGGCCATCCGTGTGATTTTGGCAGTTGTTGCGGTTTTCATCCTGTGCCATCTTCCCTACAACGTGGCTCTGCTGAACCACACTCTGTCTCTTTTTAAGCAGAGGAGTTGTACAGCGGAAAAGATTAAACTCCAAGTTCTGGCCATTTCCAGGAGCGTAGCCTACCTCCACTGCTGCCTCAACCCCATCCTCTACGCCTTCGTCGGGGTGAAGTTCAGGAGCCATTTCCGGCAAATAATGTTGGACTTATGGTGCTTCAGCAAAAAGTACATCTACACCGCTCGCTCTTCACGTGCGACGTCCGATATCTGCATCTCAGGTCGCATGTCTTCAGATGGCTTCAACAACATGACGTCTTTCAGCGCATGA